From the genome of Streptomyces sp. S4.7:
GACCGCGCGGGCTGGGAGGCGAACCGTACCGTCCCGGTCGAACTGCACGGTCTGGAGCCGTCGTTGGCGCTCTTCGGGGTCTGATGCCCCCGGTCCCGCCGGGGGCGAGAACCGGCCGTACCCGCGAGCCCGGCATCTGCCCAGCCGCTCCCTCGAAGCCTCACCAAATATTCATGAACGGCCTAATCCGCCTGCTTCCGGGTCGAGTGCGTACAACGCGGCAGCCCGATACCTCCTTGACACACCTATTGGTCTGAGCCAACATCCCGATTGGCCTGTACCAAGTTCAAGGGCGGTTCGCTGAGCCGGCCGAGCGATGCGCCTTCGGAGGACCCGCATGGAGCCGAGCAGCCGTCACGACCGACTGACGCGTCTCGCCGAGACCACGCTCCAACCCGGATTCGTGGGCACGACCGTGCCCGACTGGGTCCGTCGCGGGATCGCGGGCGGCGGTCTCACCTCGGTCGTGCTGTTCGGCCGGAACATCGTCGACCCCGAACAGGTCGCGCGCCTCACCGCCGACCTGCGCGCGGAGAACCGCGACCTCATCATCGCCATCGACGAGGAGGCCGGCGACGTCACCCGGCTCGAAGCCTGGACCGGCGCCTCCCGTCCCGGCAATCTCGCGCTCGGCGCCGTGGACGACGTGGATCTGACGGAGTCCGTCGCCCGTGACATCGGGCGCGAACTCCACGCCGCCGGCATCTCCCTCAACTACGCACCCAGCGCCGACGTCAACTCCAACCCCCTCAACCCGGTCATCGGCGCCCGCTCCTTCGGCGCCCGTACGGATGTCGTCTCCCGGCACACGGCTGCGTGGGTCCGCGGACTCCAGTCGGCCGGCGTCGCCGCCTGCGCCAAGCACTTCCCCGGCCACGGGGACACCTCGGTCGACTCCCACCACGGTCTGCCGCAGGTCTCGGCGAGCGCCGAGGAGATCGCCGCCACCGCGCTGCCGCCGTTCGTCGCCGCCATGGAGGCGGGCGTACGCGTGGTGATGACGGCGCATCTGCTCGCGCCCGCGTACGACCCCGAACTGCCGGCCACGCTGAGCCCTCGCATCCTTGTGGACCTGCTCCGCGGCGAACTGGGCTTCGACGGCCTGGTGGTGACGGACGGCATCGAGATGAGCGCGGTCACCGCCCGCTACGGCATCGACGGGGCCACCGTACGGGCCGTCAAGGGCGGCGCCGACGCGGTGTGCGTCGGCGGCGAGCACGCCGGGGAGGCGACCTTCGACCAGCTCACCGGCGCCCTCGTCCAGGCCGTGCTGGACGGCACGCTGCCCGAGGCGCGGATCAGTGAAGCGGCGGCGCGGGTGGCCGAGTTCGCGGCCTGGTCGGGCAGCCGTACGCGCGCCGTGGCCACCGACGACGCGGCGTCCGACATCGGCCTCGTCGCCGCCCGGCGCGCGCTGCGCGTGCTGACGGGACAGAGCGGGATGGGCGGGCAGGGCGGCCGGGGCGAGCACGATGGACAGGACCGGGGCCCGGTGCTGCCGCTCGTCGGCGCGCCCCATGTGGTGGAGCTGTCGCCGACGATGAACCTGGCCGTCGACGGACAGACCCCGTGGGGCGTGGCGGCTCC
Proteins encoded in this window:
- a CDS encoding glycoside hydrolase family 3 protein, whose product is MEPSSRHDRLTRLAETTLQPGFVGTTVPDWVRRGIAGGGLTSVVLFGRNIVDPEQVARLTADLRAENRDLIIAIDEEAGDVTRLEAWTGASRPGNLALGAVDDVDLTESVARDIGRELHAAGISLNYAPSADVNSNPLNPVIGARSFGARTDVVSRHTAAWVRGLQSAGVAACAKHFPGHGDTSVDSHHGLPQVSASAEEIAATALPPFVAAMEAGVRVVMTAHLLAPAYDPELPATLSPRILVDLLRGELGFDGLVVTDGIEMSAVTARYGIDGATVRAVKGGADAVCVGGEHAGEATFDQLTGALVQAVLDGTLPEARISEAAARVAEFAAWSGSRTRAVATDDAASDIGLVAARRALRVLTGQSGMGGQGGRGEHDGQDRGPVLPLVGAPHVVELSPTMNLAVDGQTPWGVAAPLSDLLPGTTSVRLTEADLRESGDLLDRKGLDPAAERSLVVVVRDAARHGWMSAAMARLLGSRPDAVVVEMGVPNGAAPGAVHLVTHGATRVSGVAAAEFLAGRR